The DNA sequence GTTGGACATTAATTTTTGGACATAAAAGGAATCTGTGCCGTTGATGGAATCAGTGCCGCCTTCAATAATTCCATGATTTGCTTCTAGCACACACACATCTGAAATTGCAGCGCTTACTATTTTGATCTCATCTCCAATATGTGGTTCCAGTGAACCAAATAACTTGCCATTGTTGTCAAGTGGTTGCTCAGAATCGCTTTCTGAGTGATTGTCAACAGAATCTTTTTCACTGAATTCAGACTTCTCTGGCTTTATTATGCCATTGTGATGCCGCAGATAAGTAGACGGCCTAGCATACAAGCTGTCACGTTTCCTACCCTGTGCTGACGAGAAGCCTGAGCGAGGAGTCCAAGTTTCCTGCAAACGGCTGTCGCGATCCACAATTTGGTCAAATGGAACATCAAATGGTTTCCTCCAGGGAAGCAGAACAGATGGCGCTGAATCAGGAACCTGTGGTAACTCCACTGTATCCTCTGGATCATTTGAAGGATCGGGCCTTGGTGTAGAAATGGAGGGCACCTGAACACGGAAGCGTGATGCCTCCTCCATTTTCTGAACTGCATCAGCGGCCTGCAAGTCCATTAACCTCCTGTCAAGTTCAAATTTCAGAACATTCTTTGCTTTTCGCCGCGCCATCAAACTCTCCAAATCCCCATTCTTTTCAGTATCCAAAGAGTTTGGATCCACAAAGCCCTTCCAGCTACTTTCGTcatctctcttctcttctccatCTTCATCTGAGCTAAGGTtaccgtcctcctcctcctcctcctcctcctcctcctccgagtCATCTTCATTTTCATCTGATGAGCCGGCGTTCAGGTTGTCTCCGAAGGTTGAGGAAGGGTGACTGGTCCCCAAGTCTACAGGTGTGTTCAGTTCATCGAGCATCGGTATAATGTCAGTGATTGATGCATCAGAAGAGCTTTCAGTAAGATCAGACTCAGAATCAGAACAAGGATCCTGTCGTGTAACAGGTTGCCAACACGAGCTCATGAGTTCACCGAACTGATACTGATGATTCACTTCATACTCATAGTGACACCTTCCTGTAGCGGTGCTCTCAGACTGCCGCGGTGGTGCAACCTGCTCGCAGATTTCCTTAACATGCTCCTCTTCCACTCTTTCAGCAATGACACCATTCCTGTCAAACCCGGAAGATTCAGCATGAAGAACACTGTCGGTGGACATAGATGTCAGATTCCCTTGACCACACTGAGCACCAATAAGCAAAACACCTTCAGAAGTTTTGTCGTCACTGTACATAACTGGACACTCGAATCTCGTCCCCACATTAACCTTGTCAGCAACATTCTCAGCCTCTTTAACCGAAACACCTTCAGCAGCGCTGCTCTGAAAAAACTGCTGCAGCTCAACGTTGTTGCAGACTTCCTTGACATGCTCCTCTCTTTCCACAATAACAACTTCATTCTTGGCAAGTTCAGAAGCTTCTGTGCAGCGAATGGTATCAGCAGACACAGATGTGACAATACTGTCCTCATCACGGTGGGTATCATGGAAGATGCTATCAGAAGTTGTTGTTCCCTCAACGCAGACATATGGGCTCTCAAAACTCCTTGACATGTGGGTGACGTTGACGTTCTGAACCTCCTCAACCACTGAACATTCAGAAATGGATATTCTGGATTCAACGGACGATTTTTTCTGGTCCTCTGCGATCACTGGAGCACTTGGTTCCCCGTAGCTCAACAGCGCTCCAAGAAGAAGTGCTGTTAACAGGAAGACCGGGGACGAAGACAGGAAGAAAGCAAACAGAGAAGGGCAGAGTTTgtgtaggaacagcagcagcatgcCGATGCCGAGTACCACAGGATAGTCAGAAGCAGATTGGTAGGCGAGCCTGACTGAAGAATGCAATGTCCTCTTGATGTGCATCAGAATGTTATCTGCATCAAGTGCCATCTTTTGTCCCCTTGATTTGGATTCAGCCCTGGGATTGCAGATCTAAACTGGAAACAgaaaagggaggcagatcagtATTGGAATGCTGTCAAATGGCAATGACATTGAAACTAGTAGGGTGGGTAAAAATGTGCAGGAAGGAAGAAAGTTAAAATGATGGGTATGTTACTGATACCTATGTAAGAAAATAAGTTGACTCAGAGGCCGGATTGCTATTATTCCTTTATAtctagaaaaaagaaaatagacTAAGTTGATCCGATTATTATATATACCAATCACTCACCAACCGTGAACAAACTAAATTcagatttctcaaaaaaaaaaacaaactaaATTCACTGATTTCGAAACAAAACTGGCTACTAGCATCACTATGTGAAGTGATTTATAAGTAGTACGTACATGCGTAGAACAAGATCAGGGCAAATGAAATGAGGGGAAAGGAAACTATAGCTAACAGTAAGATGGTACTACTACCAATAACAGGGAAAAGAACCGGCCGCTACGGGGATTTGCAGATCAAGCAGTATGAACAAAAACTATAGAGAAGGTAAGGAAGAACTAGGAGGGCATGAATGAAGCATGAGGCTTCGTCTGCAGAAGGATCCAATCCAACAATGGCTATGAACTATAGGggccaaaaaaaaagagagagcagCATAGAGAGCGCAAGAAACAGAATCGATAGTAGTAACAGGAGCCAAGGAACGGCAGCAGGCGCACCTGAGCAGCACCGCAGCGACGAGAGCGGCAGGCGAAGAAGAGCTTGTTCTTGACCTCAGAAACAGAAACACCTCAAGGGCGAACGAAGCAACAGGCGAtggggaaagcaagttggacgGGATGGGGCTGGTGCTGGAACAAGGAAGGGGAATAAAGCGAAGCGAACAGCACGAAGCTGCAGTGCAGCGTGTCTTCTCCTTTTTCCTCTACAAGGATTCTTTGCTTTGGAGGCAGAggcagcaggcaggcaggcaggcagcaaCACCACGCCACCACCGGCAGAAATGCTTTGGCCGGCCGGCACGGAAAGGCAGCGGCGAGCTGGCGACCTGGTGCCGGCGATGCCTGCAGCCGTAGAGGGGAAAGGGAAAGGGAAAGGGAAAGTAGTGCAGGGCAATCATGGCATCAGCCAGCAGGTCCTTGAAGAACTGAATCGTAGCTGTCTGTCGTGCTCGCCTCGTTggctataggccttgtttagttctcaaaaaattttgcaaaatttttcagattctccgtcacatcgaatctttaaacgcatgcatggagtattaaatatagacgaaaataaaaactaattgcatagttttgtcggaattgacgagacgaattttttgaacctagttagtccataattagacaatatttgtcaaatacaaacgaaagtgctacagtgcctgttttgcaaaaaattttggaactaaacaaggccatagaagAGTTGGGACCATACCATACGGTACAGTACAGCCTTGAGAACTGTGCAGGACGATGCTGCTCACTGAAATTAATGACAGACATCAACCTCAACCCATATcgttcttgtttagttcccagaaaattttacaaaatttatcatatttttcgtcacatcgaatctttagacgcatgcatagagtattaaatatagacgaaaataaaaactaattgcacagtttagtcagaattgacgagacgaatcttttgagcctagttagtttataattagataatatttttcaaatacaaataaaagtgttatagtatcgattttacaaaatttttcggaactaaaccagGCTACCTTGATGAGTCCTTGACAAGGGAACATTTGTTTGCATATGTAGAGTGGGTAAAAAGGAAAGGAAaaccaaaaaggaaaaagaaatttCAACAATGGCTGTGTTTAGTTCCACAACGAGAAAATTTCGTgatactgtatcactttcgtttgtttgtggtaattattgtccaatcatagactaactaggctcaaaagattcgtttcataaattccgaccaaactgtgtaattagcttttatttttgtctatatttactaCTCTATACGTACGTCCAAAAATTCAATGTTacggagaattttaaaaaatttaagtTTTTGGATAGAAGTAAACAAAGCGAATGATAATTCGCAGATGGTAGTGCAACGATAGTGCAGCATGCGGTCAGCTTCTCTTTTCTTGGGTAATGGTGGGGCGTGCAGGTGCAGCAATGAATGAATGAACGAAGAATGAATGGATGGATGAATCCCATGCCTGCCCGCCTCTGCTTCCTTTTGATGGGCTAACCAGTGGAAACTCGCGCCCCTACACGCGAGGGGTAAGCACTCTGCTGATATTCATTCAGTTCAGGTACATATGCCATGGATAcaattaggccctgtttagttcccatctaaaaatttttcatccatcccatcgaatctttggacacacgtatgaaatattaaatatagataaaaaataaactaattacacagtttagttgagaatcgtgagacgaatcttttaagcctagttactccattgttagccttaagtgctacagtaacccacata is a window from the Sorghum bicolor cultivar BTx623 chromosome 5, Sorghum_bicolor_NCBIv3, whole genome shotgun sequence genome containing:
- the LOC8083055 gene encoding uncharacterized protein LOC8083055 → MALDADNILMHIKRTLHSSVRLAYQSASDYPVVLGIGMLLLFLHKLCPSLFAFFLSSSPVFLLTALLLGALLSYGEPSAPVIAEDQKKSSVESRISISECSVVEEVQNVNVTHMSRSFESPYVCVEGTTTSDSIFHDTHRDEDSIVTSVSADTIRCTEASELAKNEVVIVEREEHVKEVCNNVELQQFFQSSAAEGVSVKEAENVADKVNVGTRFECPVMYSDDKTSEGVLLIGAQCGQGNLTSMSTDSVLHAESSGFDRNGVIAERVEEEHVKEICEQVAPPRQSESTATGRCHYEYEVNHQYQFGELMSSCWQPVTRQDPCSDSESDLTESSSDASITDIIPMLDELNTPVDLGTSHPSSTFGDNLNAGSSDENEDDSEEEEEEEEEEDGNLSSDEDGEEKRDDESSWKGFVDPNSLDTEKNGDLESLMARRKAKNVLKFELDRRLMDLQAADAVQKMEEASRFRVQVPSISTPRPDPSNDPEDTVELPQVPDSAPSVLLPWRKPFDVPFDQIVDRDSRLQETWTPRSGFSSAQGRKRDSLYARPSTYLRHHNGIIKPEKSEFSEKDSVDNHSESDSEQPLDNNGKLFGSLEPHIGDEIKIVSAAISDVCVLEANHGIIEGGTDSINGTDSFYVQKLMSNTSDVNDSISAGNEQSVLCYLSEEHKTTEEHIMIEVEEEDSMSEVNSLFKCRMEEVLVQSISESGIGQPLTVKLEHELSDTLLHAEPAISLIEARSVEDLNSQFAQLNGEALLAPAASVSIRDDQYQPVHDRPSEALPMENGDTDTQDGHSSDRSLDGSPVAVKVIVEGEGEPKEVLTEDGELHVLEASSVEEMSSLFRQLEGAAAAGPAVMPACSSESEHMFVGQHTGETETESAVLVPNAKPAAWDDTNPTYVQLSIGGGDKMKIPGDGEVILDDSTEVNSGPYAKDDGRYGSDDTRVFEAKESLGSA